In the Synechococcus sp. Nb3U1 genome, one interval contains:
- a CDS encoding PDZ domain-containing protein has product MQKPTHLFKLALALPASLLLADAVVAYPCDSVGGEAYNSYSPTVQVTSHSANGFTVQVVPASFTNAIANGFIGIAIEAVEDQPAQTALGRRLLGSAPTVRGVRVVGLLNDGPAQLAGLAHGDILIGVDGERVTSVQHVQQIIQNIPVGQSVPITFRRGGRVLSTVVAVGDGRVLRPLMLQQQ; this is encoded by the coding sequence ATGCAGAAACCAACCCATCTGTTCAAGCTTGCCCTAGCCCTGCCCGCCTCCTTGTTGCTGGCAGATGCAGTTGTGGCCTACCCCTGCGACTCGGTTGGGGGTGAAGCCTACAACTCCTACAGCCCCACAGTTCAGGTCACCAGCCACAGCGCCAACGGCTTTACGGTTCAAGTGGTTCCGGCTTCCTTCACCAATGCCATCGCCAATGGTTTCATTGGCATTGCTATCGAGGCAGTGGAGGATCAGCCAGCCCAAACTGCGCTTGGCCGTCGGTTGTTGGGATCCGCTCCCACGGTTCGGGGTGTACGAGTGGTGGGGCTGCTCAATGATGGCCCTGCACAACTGGCAGGCTTAGCCCATGGAGACATTTTGATTGGGGTGGATGGCGAGCGGGTCACCTCTGTGCAGCATGTGCAGCAGATCATCCAAAATATCCCGGTTGGCCAATCGGTGCCGATTACCTTCCGCCGCGGGGGACGGGTGCTGTCTACGGTGGTGGCGGTGGGAGATGGCCGTGTGTTGCGGCCCCTGATGTTGCAGCAGCAGTGA
- a CDS encoding hydantoinase B/oxoprolinase family protein — MSDSSSLANPIRLQVMANALAGIAEEMGARLIRGSYSANIKERRDCSTALFDAQGSCIAQAAHIPVHLGALSEAVQAVIAADPRSGDVFVLNDPYQGGSHLPDLTVVTAIPALEAAAVICAYAVNRAHHADIGGMRPGSMPADSTEIWQEGLVIPPVRLARLQASGALDWNEDLLRLILANVRNAEQRRGDLQAQVGANTIGLRRFRELLAQFGETEAWQLITGVIDYSCQRMQAQIRALPDGVYTAVDQLEGYGDPPEPIWIRVQIEVKGDSLRVDFAGTDAATTGNLNAPLAVTRSAVLFALRCLLDPSAPSNAGLEAPIEIVAPSGCLVNAEFPAAVAAGNVETSQRIADIVLHALAPVAGSLSIAQGQGTMNNCVLGNRHFTYYETLGGGQGASSLRPGPDGIHVGMSNTLNTPIEALEMEYPLRVIRYELRQDSGGHGRQRGGWGLTRSLRVLEDCTLSLLTDRRHHAPQGEAGGGSGQVGINLLNGDPLPSKISRPLQAGDVITLHTPGGGAWGSIDSTAGAETNGIPCSDSGGE; from the coding sequence ATGAGCGATAGTTCGTCCCTAGCCAATCCGATCCGACTGCAGGTGATGGCCAATGCCCTGGCGGGGATCGCTGAAGAAATGGGGGCACGCCTGATTCGCGGTTCCTATTCCGCCAATATCAAAGAGCGACGAGATTGTTCCACGGCTTTGTTCGATGCTCAGGGATCCTGTATCGCTCAGGCGGCTCATATTCCGGTGCATTTGGGGGCGCTCTCGGAGGCAGTGCAGGCAGTTATCGCAGCTGATCCGCGGTCAGGGGATGTGTTCGTCCTCAACGACCCCTATCAGGGGGGATCCCATTTGCCGGATCTGACGGTGGTGACGGCTATTCCTGCCTTGGAGGCAGCCGCTGTCATTTGTGCTTACGCGGTCAATCGTGCCCATCACGCCGACATTGGCGGCATGCGTCCTGGGTCTATGCCCGCCGATTCCACAGAGATTTGGCAGGAGGGCCTGGTGATCCCGCCGGTACGGTTGGCTCGCCTGCAGGCATCGGGAGCTTTGGATTGGAACGAGGATCTGCTGCGCCTGATCTTGGCCAATGTGCGCAATGCCGAGCAGCGCCGTGGAGATTTACAGGCCCAGGTGGGAGCCAACACGATTGGCTTAAGACGGTTTCGGGAGCTGCTGGCCCAGTTTGGGGAGACAGAAGCTTGGCAGTTGATCACCGGGGTGATCGATTACAGTTGCCAGCGGATGCAGGCCCAAATTCGGGCCTTGCCGGATGGGGTCTATACGGCAGTGGATCAACTGGAGGGCTACGGGGATCCTCCAGAGCCGATCTGGATTCGCGTCCAAATTGAGGTCAAAGGAGACAGCCTGCGGGTGGATTTTGCGGGTACGGATGCGGCCACAACCGGAAACCTGAATGCCCCTTTGGCGGTAACCCGGTCGGCGGTATTGTTTGCTCTGCGCTGTTTGTTGGATCCCTCCGCCCCCAGCAATGCCGGGTTAGAAGCGCCGATCGAGATTGTTGCTCCCTCGGGCTGCCTGGTGAATGCTGAGTTTCCGGCGGCAGTGGCGGCGGGCAATGTGGAAACCTCGCAGCGCATTGCCGATATTGTGTTGCACGCCTTAGCCCCTGTGGCGGGATCCCTGAGCATTGCCCAAGGGCAGGGCACCATGAACAATTGCGTGCTAGGCAACCGCCACTTCACCTACTACGAAACCCTGGGGGGTGGACAAGGTGCCAGCTCCCTTCGGCCCGGCCCGGACGGGATCCACGTCGGCATGAGCAACACCCTCAATACCCCGATCGAGGCCCTAGAAATGGAGTATCCCCTGCGGGTGATCCGCTACGAGTTGCGCCAAGACTCCGGTGGCCATGGCCGACAGCGAGGCGGCTGGGGACTGACCCGTTCCCTGCGGGTTTTAGAAGATTGCACCCTGTCTCTGCTTACCGATCGTCGCCACCACGCCCCGCAAGGGGAAGCCGGTGGGGGTTCTGGACAGGTAGGGATCAATCTCCTCAACGGGGATCCCTTGCCCAGCAAAATTAGCCGACCTTTACAAGCGGGGGATGTGATCACACTGCACACTCCTGGGGGGGGCGCCTGGGGATCGATAGATTCCACAGCGGGGGCGGAGACTAACGGGATCCCGTGCTCAGACAGCGGAGGTGAGTGA
- a CDS encoding thioredoxin family protein yields the protein MQVALDTFNQELLTSAGLVLVDFGAPWCGLCRFIQPITERLSAEWEGAVKVVRVNVDENFLLSRRYQVQSLPTLILFEKGQEVQRLEHFASRDEVLRRCEQLFLTHLRCLSTGSR from the coding sequence TTGCAAGTCGCATTAGATACCTTTAATCAAGAACTTTTGACGAGTGCTGGATTGGTTTTGGTGGATTTCGGCGCTCCTTGGTGTGGGTTGTGCCGGTTCATCCAGCCGATTACCGAGCGTCTCTCAGCCGAATGGGAGGGGGCCGTTAAGGTGGTGCGGGTGAACGTGGATGAGAATTTTTTGCTCTCTCGTCGCTATCAGGTGCAGTCTCTGCCTACCTTGATTTTGTTTGAGAAAGGTCAAGAAGTGCAAAGGCTGGAGCACTTCGCCAGTCGGGATGAGGTGTTGCGCCGCTGTGAGCAATTATTCCTCACTCACCTCCGCTGTCTGAGCACGGGATCCCGTTAG
- a CDS encoding NnrU family protein, with protein MQLTLSGDLLLTSYGSHWTMLALILGFACAHSGLAYLRPWGEEWIGARLYRVLFALVSISLALLLLIYFFNHRYDGVILWNLQAVPGIHTTVVILSALSFFFLYPATFNLLEIAAIQKPKIYLFETGITRITRHPQMVGQVIWCVAHSLWIGSSFMVVASVGLIAYHLFAVWHGDHRLERKYGQSFRELKARTSVIPGLAILQQRQQLRPREFFRWAYLGVFSFVLILYAFHTQMVSAASQVAW; from the coding sequence ATGCAGCTCACCCTATCCGGCGATCTCCTGCTAACCTCCTACGGATCCCATTGGACGATGCTGGCCCTAATCCTGGGTTTTGCCTGTGCCCACAGCGGATTGGCCTATTTGCGTCCTTGGGGAGAGGAGTGGATCGGAGCCCGCCTGTATCGAGTCCTCTTCGCTTTAGTGAGCATCAGTTTGGCGCTGCTGCTGTTGATCTACTTTTTTAACCATCGCTACGACGGGGTTATCCTGTGGAATCTACAAGCTGTCCCCGGCATCCACACCACCGTGGTGATCTTATCGGCGCTCTCTTTTTTCTTTCTGTACCCAGCCACCTTTAACTTGCTGGAAATTGCCGCCATTCAAAAACCGAAAATTTATCTGTTTGAGACGGGGATCACGCGCATCACCCGTCACCCGCAAATGGTCGGCCAAGTGATTTGGTGTGTGGCCCATTCCCTTTGGATCGGATCCAGTTTTATGGTGGTGGCCTCAGTAGGTTTAATTGCTTATCATCTGTTTGCGGTTTGGCACGGGGATCACCGACTGGAGCGGAAATATGGCCAATCCTTCCGGGAGCTCAAGGCCCGCACCTCCGTGATCCCCGGCTTGGCGATTCTACAGCAGCGGCAGCAACTGCGCCCGCGAGAATTTTTCCGCTGGGCCTACCTGGGTGTGTTCAGCTTTGTATTGATTCTTTACGCCTTCCATACACAAATGGTGTCTGCAGCCAGCCAAGTTGCCTGGTAG